From Marivirga harenae, one genomic window encodes:
- a CDS encoding serine hydrolase domain-containing protein codes for MDKKKAKLIVRILLFVGTAISLYFVPWPVVFAWLSPLPNSLQEQVDRAGDYGFDGIIVYVDKKGEAPRSFTSGYKNRATKTPADPNSLFKIASVDKLYTALAIAKMSRSGQLSLDQSLAFYLPELKGKIEYADEISLKMMVQHRSGIPNYTNTHLYWVAPKESDEEKLGLILNLPANFKPGEDYQYSNTNYLLLGKIMDEVLGYDHFQYIQEEILKPLDLKNTFASIQDVDLADVMSGYYVGYEQDLKTDNVGSMLATAADLSTFIRALNEGTIFTDEEEQKIYASIYEFEHTGLIPGYQTIAKYHPEMDAVVIQFTNTVNFDGYNWNLSEVMYSRVVKILKD; via the coding sequence ATGGACAAGAAAAAAGCGAAGCTAATTGTAAGGATATTATTGTTTGTCGGCACCGCAATCTCTTTATACTTTGTACCCTGGCCAGTAGTTTTTGCATGGCTTAGCCCTTTACCGAATTCCCTACAGGAACAAGTCGATAGAGCTGGCGATTATGGTTTTGATGGCATTATAGTTTATGTAGATAAAAAAGGAGAAGCACCTAGGTCATTCACTTCTGGTTATAAAAACAGAGCTACTAAAACTCCTGCAGATCCGAATTCGCTTTTCAAAATCGCAAGTGTGGACAAATTATATACCGCACTCGCTATTGCCAAGATGTCAAGAAGCGGACAGCTATCATTAGACCAAAGTCTAGCTTTCTATTTACCAGAGCTCAAGGGTAAAATAGAATATGCAGATGAGATCAGCTTGAAAATGATGGTGCAACACCGATCAGGCATTCCCAACTATACCAATACCCACCTTTATTGGGTGGCTCCAAAAGAGTCAGACGAGGAAAAGTTGGGTTTAATACTTAATTTACCTGCGAACTTCAAGCCTGGCGAAGATTACCAATATTCCAATACCAACTATCTCCTCCTAGGTAAAATAATGGATGAAGTCTTGGGCTATGACCACTTCCAGTATATTCAAGAGGAAATACTAAAGCCATTGGACCTCAAAAATACTTTTGCCTCCATTCAGGATGTGGATTTAGCCGATGTCATGAGTGGATATTATGTTGGCTATGAACAAGATTTAAAAACTGACAATGTAGGCTCTATGCTGGCAACTGCTGCAGATCTCAGTACATTCATTAGAGCTTTAAATGAGGGCACAATATTTACAGACGAGGAAGAGCAAAAAATTTATGCTTCCATCTATGAATTTGAACATACGGGTTTAATCCCAGGCTATCAAACCATCGCAAAATATCACCCTGAAATGGATGCTGTAGTGATCCAATTTACCAATACGGTTAACTTTGACGGTTACAACTGGAATTTATCTGAAGTGATGTATAGTCGTGTTGTGAAAATTTTAAAAGATTGA
- a CDS encoding oxidoreductase: MENLKNLPSQEGRTIIVTGANTGLGYETALFLAEKGAKVVMACRNLKKATAAKQKIEQEISTADLEVMEIDLSSLDSVRNFAKNFLSQYDRLDVLINNAGVMMPPFTKTDDGFELQFAANYLGHFLLTGLLLDTMLKTPDSRIVSLSSIAHKNGKINFDDLQSEQKYSASDAYGQSKLACLMFAFELQRRLEKAGHQNTISTAAHPGVSDTELGRHMPKLLFNILRYTVGPFLTHAPKEGAKPTIVAAIGETEGGDYFGPTGFSEMKGKPGKAKSTSLANDEAQAKKLWEVSEKLADLKFL; this comes from the coding sequence ATGGAGAATCTCAAAAACCTCCCTTCACAAGAAGGACGAACCATAATTGTAACCGGAGCGAATACAGGCCTAGGGTATGAAACTGCGCTATTCTTAGCGGAGAAAGGCGCAAAAGTGGTTATGGCTTGTCGTAATTTGAAAAAAGCCACTGCCGCCAAGCAAAAAATTGAGCAGGAAATCTCCACAGCTGACCTAGAAGTAATGGAAATTGATTTAAGCAGTTTGGACTCAGTCCGTAATTTTGCTAAAAATTTCCTATCTCAATATGATCGATTAGATGTTTTGATAAATAATGCGGGTGTGATGATGCCACCCTTTACCAAAACGGATGATGGCTTCGAATTGCAGTTTGCGGCCAACTACTTAGGGCATTTCCTACTTACAGGTTTGTTGCTAGATACAATGCTTAAAACACCCGATTCAAGAATTGTTTCCTTAAGCTCTATCGCCCATAAAAACGGCAAAATCAATTTTGATGATTTGCAAAGTGAACAAAAGTATTCTGCCTCTGATGCTTACGGACAATCTAAGCTAGCTTGCTTGATGTTTGCCTTTGAATTGCAAAGGAGATTGGAAAAAGCAGGTCACCAAAACACCATCTCCACGGCTGCCCACCCAGGCGTTTCAGATACAGAATTGGGCAGGCACATGCCTAAATTACTATTCAATATTTTAAGATATACAGTGGGACCTTTTCTTACTCATGCTCCAAAAGAAGGTGCTAAACCCACTATTGTGGCCGCCATAGGAGAAACAGAAGGAGGCGATTATTTTGGTCCGACTGGCTTTAGCGAAATGAAAGGGAAGCCAGGAAAAGCCAAAAGCACTAGCTTAGCAAATGACGAAGCTCAGGCGAAAAAACTATGGGAAGTATCTGAAAAATTAGCAGATTTAAAGTTTTTGTAA
- a CDS encoding TlpA disulfide reductase family protein — MKYLSLLASVLLLACSPQQEKIELSGGWIGEISMQGKTMPFEMKIQEEQEGDITATIINGEEKIILDEIARNNDSLHIPLHIFDITLDLKIGNNVLAGSYTKHYETDYVLPITFHKGENRFIRNSQKKPADFSGKWEVTFIEPKEQDTTEAVGIFEQNGQDIKGTFLTPLGDYRYLVGFADGNQMKLSTFDGNHAFLFEAQLENDNTLTGDFYSGKDWYESWTAFRNDDAELPNPDSLTYLKKGYDNIYFSFPNLEKEKVSINDEKYQDKVVIVQIFGTWCPNCMDETKFLTKWYDENKDRGVEIIGLAYEAKDDFEYAKSRVEKMINKYEVKYDFLIAGTNDKEEASKTLPMLNQVISFPTMIILNKDGELVNIHTGFNGPGTGKYYDDFVANFNAKMDSLLHQ; from the coding sequence ATGAAATATTTATCCCTATTAGCTTCTGTATTATTGTTAGCTTGTTCACCTCAGCAAGAAAAAATCGAACTATCAGGTGGATGGATTGGCGAAATAAGCATGCAAGGCAAAACAATGCCTTTTGAAATGAAAATTCAGGAAGAGCAGGAAGGAGACATCACTGCGACTATTATTAATGGTGAGGAGAAAATAATATTAGATGAAATCGCAAGGAATAACGATTCACTTCATATCCCATTACACATTTTTGACATCACATTAGATTTAAAAATTGGAAATAATGTATTAGCAGGAAGTTATACAAAGCATTACGAAACAGATTATGTGTTACCAATCACATTTCACAAGGGGGAAAATAGGTTCATAAGAAACTCGCAAAAGAAACCCGCAGATTTTAGCGGAAAATGGGAGGTGACTTTTATAGAACCTAAAGAACAGGACACTACAGAAGCTGTGGGGATTTTTGAACAAAATGGACAAGATATTAAAGGCACTTTCCTGACTCCACTGGGAGATTATCGCTATCTAGTTGGATTTGCAGACGGTAATCAAATGAAACTAAGCACTTTTGACGGCAATCATGCTTTTCTCTTTGAAGCACAACTGGAAAATGATAATACGCTTACAGGAGATTTCTATTCAGGAAAGGATTGGTATGAAAGCTGGACCGCCTTTAGAAATGACGATGCCGAATTACCAAATCCAGATTCCTTAACCTACTTGAAAAAAGGTTATGATAATATTTATTTCAGCTTCCCAAATTTAGAAAAAGAAAAAGTGAGCATAAATGATGAAAAATATCAGGATAAAGTAGTGATAGTGCAAATATTCGGCACATGGTGCCCAAATTGTATGGATGAAACCAAATTTCTCACTAAATGGTATGATGAAAATAAAGACAGAGGAGTTGAGATTATTGGATTGGCTTATGAAGCCAAAGATGATTTCGAATATGCCAAAAGCAGGGTAGAAAAAATGATTAATAAATATGAGGTAAAGTACGATTTCCTTATAGCAGGAACCAACGATAAAGAAGAGGCCTCCAAAACTTTGCCAATGCTTAATCAAGTAATTTCATTCCCGACCATGATCATCCTTAATAAAGACGGAGAATTAGTGAATATCCACACTGGATTCAATGGACCTGGAACGGGAAAATACTACGATGATTTTGTTGCTAATTTCAACGCTAAAATGGATAGTTTGCTACACCAATAA
- a CDS encoding DinB family protein produces MTEKENHIKSNLEILRNELDQLFDFFENGLDYHKMVYEFWNAKDILGHITFWHESFARNISDLGKGIQPKPLKGKLSEVNIQSVETTKNESIASLIKRLKAAQATIEEFIFDDTINLIPYKKGSRDYSRSEHLEVVSHHIHKHLTDISKKYGTTKE; encoded by the coding sequence ATGACAGAAAAGGAGAACCATATAAAATCAAATCTTGAAATTCTCAGAAATGAACTTGATCAGCTTTTTGACTTTTTTGAGAATGGCCTAGACTATCATAAAATGGTTTATGAATTCTGGAATGCAAAGGACATTCTTGGACATATAACCTTTTGGCACGAGAGTTTTGCGAGGAATATTTCAGATTTAGGCAAGGGCATTCAACCCAAACCCTTAAAAGGGAAACTTTCAGAAGTTAACATACAAAGTGTCGAAACCACAAAAAACGAATCCATCGCAAGTCTAATCAAACGATTGAAAGCGGCCCAAGCCACCATTGAAGAATTCATATTTGATGATACCATAAACCTAATACCCTATAAGAAGGGTTCACGGGATTATTCAAGGAGCGAGCATTTAGAAGTAGTATCCCACCACATTCATAAACATTTAACAGACATTTCTAAAAAATATGGCACGACCAAAGAATAA
- a CDS encoding NAD-dependent epimerase/dehydratase family protein — protein MKKEQSRREFIVKGIKSAVVIPFLFTGLNACNNSSKEKRTDSTSETKAKSLKILILGGTSFLGPHQISYAMKRGHSISTFTRGKTKPTVHQDLFDHVEQLIGDRKDDLTALHNRKWDVVIDNSGHDAEWTRKSAELLKENCDLYVYTSSTGVYYPYIDSDYKEGAKVLLEEPEVITDEEEKIEYWYGVMKANSELEAIKQFGKDKSLIVRPTYMIGPADKSNRFIHWTIRLSQGGEVLVPGKEKDLVQYIDVRDVAEWMIRLIEDKKNGTYNAVGPKEKQTMYSFVEEAKEAFPAKTTLVKIDDYEFLREHNISDLVPWIMPTGKNAGSAKVNNEKAIANGLSFRPLAKTVKDTYDWWNSETVSQAQRDKVELDPKSVLVRERTILTAWQKLTATT, from the coding sequence ATGAAAAAGGAACAATCTAGAAGAGAATTTATTGTAAAAGGGATTAAATCTGCAGTTGTTATTCCCTTTTTATTTACGGGTTTAAATGCTTGCAATAATAGTTCTAAAGAGAAAAGAACTGATTCAACTTCCGAAACAAAAGCAAAGTCTTTAAAAATTCTGATTCTCGGTGGCACAAGTTTTTTAGGTCCGCATCAAATTTCATACGCGATGAAAAGAGGACATTCCATATCTACATTTACAAGAGGGAAAACAAAACCAACAGTTCATCAAGATTTATTTGATCATGTTGAGCAGCTTATAGGTGACAGAAAAGATGATTTAACTGCTTTGCACAATCGTAAATGGGATGTAGTAATTGACAACTCAGGACATGATGCAGAATGGACAAGAAAATCAGCAGAGTTGTTAAAAGAAAATTGCGATTTATATGTTTATACCTCGTCAACAGGAGTTTACTATCCTTATATAGATAGCGATTATAAAGAAGGTGCAAAAGTATTGCTAGAAGAACCGGAAGTCATTACAGATGAGGAAGAGAAAATAGAGTATTGGTATGGCGTAATGAAAGCAAACTCTGAACTAGAAGCGATAAAACAGTTTGGAAAAGATAAATCTTTAATAGTTAGGCCAACTTATATGATAGGTCCAGCAGATAAATCAAACAGATTTATACATTGGACTATTAGGTTAAGCCAAGGAGGAGAGGTTTTAGTGCCCGGAAAAGAAAAGGACCTAGTTCAATATATTGACGTTAGAGATGTAGCGGAGTGGATGATTCGCTTGATAGAAGATAAAAAGAATGGAACGTACAATGCGGTAGGGCCAAAAGAGAAGCAGACTATGTATTCTTTTGTTGAAGAAGCAAAGGAAGCATTCCCTGCAAAAACCACCTTGGTTAAAATAGATGATTATGAATTTCTGAGAGAGCACAATATCTCTGACCTAGTTCCTTGGATCATGCCTACAGGAAAAAATGCAGGATCGGCAAAAGTAAATAATGAGAAAGCAATCGCAAACGGTTTATCGTTTAGACCACTTGCAAAAACGGTGAAGGATACTTATGACTGGTGGAATTCCGAAACAGTGTCTCAAGCGCAACGAGATAAAGTTGAGCTGGATCCAAAATCCGTATTAGTAAGAGAACGTACTATTCTTACCGCTTGGCAAAAGTTGACAGCTACAACATAA
- a CDS encoding M28 family peptidase, translating into MKKYIFTLTLVGLSYLGFSQVPQEIDVRQYDIVEAVSADRIESDIRTLAGFGTRNTFSDTVSNTRGIGAARRWIKAEFDKISEECGGCLEVFYQKDFVTKEGNGRVPKDAWVVNVVAIQKGTDYPNNHVLMSGDIDSRASNTMDYETDAPGANDNASGMAGTIEAARVLSKYKFKNSIVYVGLSGEEQGLFGGAGLAEYAKKNEWNIIGILNNDMIGNIEGVDGVIDNRTFRIFSEPVPPTETDRERTMRRYYGGEVDGISRQLARYVHNQVKTYMPEMNPMMIYRLDRFGRGGHHRPFNDLGFAGIRIMEAHENYNRQHQDIRVEDGIAYGDVVEGVNFDYAKKLTAVNAISLAGLAWAPPAPKNVGIGGVVEPSAKLAWDKSDDENILGYKIYWRLTTSPTWDNFRYVGKVNEHTLEGIVIDNYYFGVAAVDKNGNESVVVFPERVIR; encoded by the coding sequence ATGAAAAAATATATATTTACTTTGACCTTGGTCGGACTTTCTTACTTGGGCTTTAGTCAAGTCCCACAGGAAATAGATGTGCGACAATATGATATAGTAGAAGCAGTGTCTGCGGATAGAATTGAAAGTGATATCAGAACTCTAGCAGGTTTTGGTACTAGAAATACTTTTTCGGATACAGTTTCCAACACCAGGGGAATTGGCGCTGCCAGGCGCTGGATCAAAGCTGAATTCGACAAAATCTCCGAAGAATGTGGTGGGTGCTTGGAAGTCTTTTACCAAAAAGATTTTGTAACAAAAGAAGGTAATGGAAGAGTGCCGAAAGACGCTTGGGTAGTAAATGTAGTCGCAATTCAAAAAGGGACTGATTATCCAAACAATCATGTTTTAATGTCAGGAGATATTGATTCCCGCGCTAGCAATACGATGGATTATGAAACAGATGCACCAGGCGCCAATGATAATGCTTCCGGTATGGCGGGCACTATTGAAGCCGCCCGAGTGCTATCTAAATACAAATTCAAAAACAGTATCGTTTATGTAGGCCTTTCGGGTGAAGAGCAAGGCTTATTTGGTGGAGCTGGATTAGCAGAATATGCCAAAAAGAATGAATGGAACATCATTGGTATATTAAACAATGATATGATAGGCAATATTGAAGGTGTAGATGGTGTTATCGACAATAGAACTTTCAGGATATTTTCTGAACCTGTACCTCCTACTGAAACGGACAGAGAGAGAACAATGCGCAGATATTATGGCGGGGAAGTGGACGGAATATCCAGACAATTAGCTAGATACGTTCATAATCAAGTGAAAACCTACATGCCAGAAATGAACCCAATGATGATATACAGATTGGATAGATTTGGAAGAGGTGGACACCACAGACCTTTCAATGACTTAGGCTTTGCAGGAATCCGAATAATGGAAGCACATGAGAATTACAACCGACAGCATCAGGATATAAGAGTCGAAGATGGTATTGCATATGGTGATGTGGTTGAAGGAGTAAATTTTGATTACGCCAAAAAGCTAACTGCTGTCAATGCCATTTCACTTGCTGGTTTAGCTTGGGCACCACCTGCTCCAAAAAATGTGGGGATAGGAGGAGTGGTAGAACCTTCTGCAAAATTGGCTTGGGACAAGTCAGATGATGAAAATATACTAGGTTACAAAATCTATTGGAGATTGACCACCTCTCCAACTTGGGATAATTTCAGATATGTTGGAAAAGTTAATGAGCATACTTTAGAAGGTATTGTAATTGACAATTATTATTTCGGAGTGGCGGCAGTAGATAAAAATGGAAATGAATCGGTAGTGGTATTTCCAGAAAGAGTAATTAGGTAA
- a CDS encoding DUF2490 domain-containing protein, producing MTKKIDSRWSYNLSLSGRQRFTNYGEGEKNIKTDRWEIKSFGTYTLLGGKKISLGYMYRTVDPFEQESGWEHRITQQFAFITNFGGYRLGNKFRIEQRIRSSNYLTRLRYAISNDFPLQGESLDPKEFYLISGNELVYAFNRRGTELENRFSLGIGRLIQGGQKIQFSVASRYSDLVSDNRDHIIQFESVYYFSL from the coding sequence ATGACCAAAAAAATTGATTCCAGATGGAGCTATAATTTGTCGCTCTCTGGCAGACAGCGATTTACAAATTATGGAGAAGGTGAAAAAAACATAAAAACGGATCGCTGGGAAATAAAATCCTTTGGTACCTATACCTTACTGGGAGGTAAAAAAATAAGCTTGGGTTATATGTATAGGACCGTTGATCCATTCGAACAAGAAAGTGGATGGGAACACAGAATAACACAACAATTTGCCTTTATCACCAATTTTGGTGGGTACAGGTTGGGAAACAAATTCAGAATAGAACAAAGAATCCGGTCTAGTAATTATTTGACTAGACTTAGATATGCTATTAGCAATGATTTTCCTCTGCAAGGAGAAAGCCTTGACCCAAAAGAATTTTACTTGATCAGTGGAAACGAACTAGTTTATGCATTTAACAGAAGAGGAACTGAATTGGAAAACAGATTTTCTCTGGGAATCGGTAGACTGATTCAAGGAGGACAAAAAATTCAATTTTCCGTTGCGAGTCGTTATAGTGACTTAGTAAGTGATAATCGAGACCATATCATTCAATTCGAAAGCGTTTATTACTTTAGTTTATAA
- a CDS encoding GAF domain-containing protein, whose product MDRIDILGDEYDRYKLFTKDLLDETDDAELQEIVKEAAKELNTPMGLVSLILEQIQFFKAQTGLPEILETSRGTHRDASFCQFVVRDEEIFEVTNAAEDQRIPQHVVKEFNIQSYLGVPIKIDNVVIGSLCVLDTKTRNFTQKERQMLYKLSEKVNQRLETLTKSRKQTKLDLTYRTLNPAFSEISDSIRPIQKLIDSGHSNVATIRSFLNIANQFISIKSQNSETIKMSLEAAIEANELIEDRILNIEMNVLNSIDSLDALKNLLSNFSESEITKILISAQDLTRNATKAVGGFPMPDIDDEVIIQAKADLAIALISNCLLIVSAELKEVNSTAGIQLHVNQKNEFIDLEFTSTDLTKEAAHKLFNQLNLLIGTSQRSIVLKEKSNGITISLKIVKSST is encoded by the coding sequence ATGGACAGAATAGATATTTTAGGCGATGAATACGATCGTTACAAATTATTTACGAAGGATCTACTAGATGAAACTGACGATGCCGAGCTGCAAGAAATAGTAAAGGAAGCAGCGAAAGAATTAAACACGCCTATGGGATTAGTGAGCCTAATCCTAGAACAAATTCAATTCTTCAAAGCTCAGACTGGCTTACCAGAAATTCTAGAAACTTCCAGAGGAACACATAGAGACGCATCTTTTTGTCAATTTGTAGTCCGTGATGAAGAAATATTCGAGGTGACTAATGCTGCTGAAGACCAAAGAATACCTCAACATGTTGTTAAAGAGTTTAATATCCAATCGTACCTAGGAGTTCCTATAAAAATAGATAATGTCGTTATTGGTTCGCTCTGCGTGCTGGATACCAAGACTAGGAACTTCACTCAGAAGGAACGTCAGATGCTTTACAAATTATCTGAAAAAGTTAATCAACGACTTGAGACCCTCACTAAAAGTAGGAAACAAACTAAGCTCGATCTTACTTACCGAACATTAAATCCTGCTTTTAGCGAAATATCGGATTCGATAAGACCAATTCAAAAACTGATTGATTCAGGTCATTCTAACGTAGCTACAATACGGTCTTTTCTAAACATCGCTAATCAATTCATATCGATTAAGAGCCAAAATTCAGAAACAATCAAAATGTCATTAGAAGCCGCTATTGAGGCTAATGAGCTAATAGAAGATAGAATTCTTAACATTGAAATGAACGTACTGAATAGTATTGACAGTTTAGACGCACTAAAAAATCTACTTTCCAATTTTTCAGAATCAGAAATCACAAAAATTTTAATTTCTGCTCAGGACTTAACTCGTAATGCAACAAAAGCCGTAGGCGGATTCCCTATGCCAGATATAGACGATGAAGTCATCATTCAAGCGAAAGCTGATCTAGCTATTGCTCTAATTTCAAATTGTTTATTGATAGTGTCAGCAGAGCTTAAAGAAGTAAACTCTACTGCCGGAATTCAGCTACATGTGAACCAGAAAAATGAATTTATTGATTTAGAGTTCACATCAACAGACTTAACTAAAGAAGCGGCACATAAACTTTTTAATCAGCTTAATTTACTAATAGGCACAAGTCAACGTTCAATTGTATTAAAAGAAAAAAGTAATGGAATTACTATCAGCTTGAAAATAGTCAAAAGCAGCACCTGA
- a CDS encoding DUF4440 domain-containing protein yields MKNLFIAVSITLLCSCQTQTKEQQPITEQEIQIAKDLIQGSFDDLWAGVDSTKISNYHTDDFIILEQGEIWDNDRIKEYMRKQLARTERPKRTNRMEYIAIDKYGESIQIAYYNFAEFTQADTLVGEAKWLESALAVSTKEGWKLKMMHSTWAGD; encoded by the coding sequence ATGAAAAATCTATTTATAGCGGTATCCATCACCTTATTATGTTCATGCCAAACGCAAACTAAAGAACAGCAACCCATTACTGAACAAGAAATTCAGATTGCGAAAGACCTCATTCAAGGATCATTCGATGATTTGTGGGCAGGAGTAGATTCAACTAAGATTAGTAACTACCATACCGATGATTTCATTATTTTAGAACAGGGCGAAATATGGGATAATGATAGAATAAAAGAATATATGCGGAAGCAGTTGGCTCGGACTGAAAGACCCAAGCGAACAAATCGAATGGAATATATTGCGATAGACAAATACGGTGAGTCAATTCAAATCGCATACTATAACTTCGCTGAATTTACTCAAGCCGATACTTTAGTGGGTGAAGCTAAATGGCTAGAAAGCGCACTGGCCGTTTCAACAAAAGAAGGCTGGAAATTAAAAATGATGCATTCCACCTGGGCTGGTGATTGA
- a CDS encoding head GIN domain-containing protein, giving the protein MMRKSIFTLGILFILISPALNAQVNNYNVMNIVDFHSISVNSAYTVYVKQSNKEEVRVEAEKEIYDLTEITVQEGVLHINIKRDDSKSSKSIWQKIDNIKLMPTLKVYVSIKDVQSLSVNGNGKLITENSIASDKLSLLVAGTGSMEVDIKSKSIDAKLTGPGSLTIKGYADNMDIENSGAGSIEAYDFEVQNSNARLYGLGSMKINVSNKLDAKIYGSGNLLVKGATKEIVKKEYGSGLVERKN; this is encoded by the coding sequence ATGATGAGAAAATCAATTTTTACTCTAGGAATTCTATTCATATTAATCTCGCCTGCCTTAAACGCGCAAGTTAACAACTATAATGTGATGAATATTGTGGACTTCCATAGTATCAGCGTGAATTCAGCTTATACCGTTTATGTGAAACAGTCCAACAAAGAGGAAGTGAGAGTAGAAGCTGAAAAAGAGATTTATGATTTAACTGAAATCACTGTACAAGAAGGAGTATTACATATAAATATTAAAAGAGACGATTCCAAATCAAGTAAAAGTATATGGCAGAAAATTGATAATATAAAATTGATGCCCACCTTAAAAGTTTATGTTTCGATTAAAGACGTACAAAGCTTGTCGGTAAATGGCAATGGAAAACTCATAACTGAAAATTCAATCGCATCTGACAAGCTCTCCCTTTTAGTCGCAGGAACTGGTAGTATGGAAGTAGATATAAAAAGCAAAAGCATAGACGCTAAATTAACAGGACCAGGGAGTTTAACTATTAAAGGATATGCTGATAATATGGACATAGAGAACAGTGGCGCAGGAAGCATTGAAGCTTATGACTTTGAGGTGCAAAATTCAAATGCGAGACTATATGGTTTAGGATCAATGAAAATTAATGTATCGAATAAATTGGATGCTAAAATTTACGGAAGCGGTAATTTGTTGGTAAAAGGAGCTACCAAAGAAATCGTCAAAAAAGAATATGGCTCAGGTTTGGTAGAAAGAAAAAATTAA
- a CDS encoding DUF4407 domain-containing protein, protein MEKLQRFFWYCSGANTELLNQCPTDSSKYVGIGATILFTGLFAALSAAYAFFTVFDSYLIASILGLVWGLMIFNLDRFIVTSMRKTTKKEEFVMAIPRLILAILISIVIAKPLELKIFEKEINSELSVMQDEMKATQKENIFEEYAQQKSTVDQELTDLKSEIKAKGQERNELRDIARKEADGTGGTMKRNPGPIYQIKKANADQVEKELQELIQQNNPIIANKISQLRQLDSLQTAALLAVDSKDIGGPAARLEALDRLATKSSAIWWANAFIVLLFIVIETSPIFVKLISKKGPYDHLLFHEEYKFETGAYKNRAFIHDELKKQSASLAHKEKEFVTNRLDVDLDKA, encoded by the coding sequence ATGGAAAAGCTTCAACGTTTCTTTTGGTATTGCTCTGGTGCCAATACTGAATTATTAAACCAGTGCCCTACGGATTCCAGCAAATATGTAGGCATTGGAGCCACTATTCTCTTTACCGGATTATTTGCTGCCCTATCTGCTGCCTACGCCTTTTTTACCGTTTTCGATAGTTACCTAATCGCCAGTATTCTGGGTTTAGTCTGGGGATTGATGATTTTTAACCTGGATCGCTTTATCGTCACAAGCATGCGCAAGACAACAAAGAAAGAGGAATTCGTAATGGCAATTCCACGCTTGATTTTAGCAATCTTAATTTCCATCGTGATTGCGAAACCTTTAGAGCTGAAAATATTTGAAAAGGAAATCAATAGCGAACTTTCGGTGATGCAAGATGAAATGAAAGCAACACAAAAAGAAAACATTTTTGAAGAATATGCTCAGCAAAAAAGCACAGTGGATCAAGAATTGACTGACTTGAAAAGCGAAATTAAAGCGAAAGGACAAGAGCGAAATGAATTGCGTGACATTGCGCGCAAAGAAGCCGATGGAACTGGTGGAACGATGAAAAGAAACCCTGGACCTATCTACCAAATCAAGAAAGCGAATGCTGATCAAGTAGAAAAAGAACTTCAAGAGTTAATTCAGCAAAACAATCCAATCATCGCCAATAAAATCTCTCAACTTCGTCAATTGGATTCCTTGCAAACTGCAGCTCTTTTAGCTGTTGACAGTAAAGACATAGGCGGTCCAGCGGCAAGACTGGAAGCTTTAGATCGATTAGCCACCAAAAGCAGTGCTATATGGTGGGCCAATGCCTTTATCGTATTGCTTTTTATCGTAATTGAAACCAGTCCGATATTCGTAAAACTCATCTCTAAAAAAGGCCCTTATGATCATTTGCTATTTCATGAAGAATACAAATTCGAGACCGGAGCCTATAAAAACAGAGCTTTTATTCACGATGAACTCAAAAAGCAATCTGCCTCTTTAGCTCATAAAGAAAAAGAGTTCGTCACTAATCGCTTAGATGTAGATTTAGACAAGGCTTAA